CGAATGTGTTGGATGATAACAGCTAATAACATCCCAAAACACCCACCATAAGATTGATTTAGCTAGCCGTACGTAGCTTGGGGACAGGGCGTTTTCGCAAATTGCTCCCATTCCAAACAGTTCATAATCGTTTCGATAAGTCATACATCTTGGCATTCCAGCGAACTGGCCCGGAGCACTTTCTGCAGGGAATGGGCATCGTTACGCGGTGGcacaaaattatgatttatttagtTGCAAAATCCTTTCGGGCCCGGTAGCGAAGTTTACAGAGAACGTCGGCCCCTAAGTATTATCATAAATCTTAGTTTAGGCTTGATTtacaggaaacaaaaaatgtagtCAAAAGCTGGCAGGAAGCAACAGAGCAACTGTTACAACGGATGAAAAGTGAGCTAGTCGTGTAATGACAGTAGAGGCGAGGCGAGGCGCTGTTATATATGATTAGCTTGAAGGGATTTGTTCCCTTCCTGAAACTTAACGGTCTCTCcgttttttaatgaaatattaagAAAATAGAATAAGACATTTATGGAGttcttttaaaacatttgaagtAAATCTTCGCATCattatttaaatacaaattaaCTTATTTCTGTGAAAGAACTCGACGGTGAAATGTGCGTTACAGCTGACGCTGTACAGTTTTTCGATAGGTTCAAGTTAGATTGTCTTGGTTTCAATTTACACTCAACTGCCCGTTACGCTATAGCGCTGTAATGCGAACCCGTAAGCGCATAATACTTCGCTTAAGTGCCTTAAAGCGTTTGCTCCCCTTCGCGTTGATCGCGCGCTGTTGTATGGATGAGAGAACCGTTTTATCAGAGCTGAGCTATATTTCGTTTATCAGCGAACTGGTGCGACGGTGAGCGTGGATGCGATTGGAATACTATCGAATCAGTTGTACCATTCGGTACACGTGTGTAATGGTGATGTGTACCGATACATTTCGACACCTGTCCACACCGCTGCGTTCCCTTTCGTTAAATCTGTGTTGGGCAACTGAACCTTATCTCTTTAGTGCGTTTGCTTAGATCGGTGCAAAGTGACAGCACATGGCATGTTTCTTTCGGGGATTGTGGCCAGTTTGATGATAACAACCACACGTCCAACATGCTTTGTTGCGCCGGATGCTTTGCTGTGTGCGTTTGGTCGGTACTGAAAAATTTCAGACTATGTTAGTGATTCGTTAGCATTGGAAGTGAAAATACTTCGGAATCTACTTAGTAATGATGCGCCTGTTGCAATTGTGCTGATAAACCACCATCAGTGAGTTAAGGTGCGGGATCGCCTTTAAACAGTTCACCTGTTTGTATATATTGTTTAAGCGAAGTGCTCACATCACAAATAGTTgtttagatttgttttcctgtaagtgtgtgtttgcagttTTGTGATTATGCGATAGAAATGTAGCACTCCAAAAGTTTCCCGGTGCAGCACGAATCATTCGTGAGAATTCGCGGGTTGCTATAATCGTGAAAACAATAGCGATAAGTGCGAAACCGATAAGTCGCGTGcgagatatttattttttgctgctgtggtgcaTCCACACCAACGGAAGTGAACGATGTGGAACCTCATGGACGCTAACCTCTACTATGGTTCATCGTACCTGGTAGCTGCCGTGACGCCTTCACCGGTCGTTGGAGTTGGAGAATGTTAGTATACGcatcgtttgttgtgtgtgtgtgttgtgctaaACCGTCGGTACAATCAAATACTCTACATCGCAGCgctgttgttttaatttatactattgattattattaataagAAGTGGAAACAGTTTAaggaacagaaaaataaaaagattaaATGATTAGACAGGCACCAATTAACAGCAAAAATTGGTTGTAAATTGTAATGTATCAATTTGTTTCTGTCAGGGTATCGTAATTTCATAATGGAATCATTAATTCACGATATCGTCGCACGATTTGTTGCACGTTGTGCTAGTGCacatgatgaaattaaattgtgtGTTTAGCTTCCTCCAATATACTAGCCGGATTAGTTTATAAACTCATAAACTGAAGGCAGTGCTGGCAGAAGATTCTTTTCGTATCTTCCTGTGTGCTACTTTGTTGAAATCAAATTACCAACAAAGCGATTAGCCGAAGTGATCCGATTAGAAGCGAAAGTGTTTCTAGCCATAGTGTGTAAGATCTCAATTATAACTCCCTTGGTTACATCGATCCAAGCTTTCCTACGGTCCTTTCCCACGTGCGGTTCTCTAAATCCGTTCTGCAGGCTAAAACGGTTCACGATCGTTCGCTGTTCGAACCGAATTTTGGGTTGTAATTATCGAGCAACACCCGCCTGTACGTCGTTGCGTCTCGCGCTCTATTGACTCCAAATTGATGGTAATCAATCATCTTTCCGTGCCAATGTGTGCACACAGTAGTTCCGGGGCAATCGACACTATCCGAGGGCACTGCCGGGGTACGGCTGGGCGTGTTAGATTGAGCTAATGGGTACCGGTTGATGGGATTTATTTACCGATCAAATTATCTTCCATGTGAGTAACGACGTGtttgatagattttttttccgcaTAAATGGAactatgtgtgttttgtatatGCTGTTATATGCTTAAATTTCGGAATGCATCATCCATTAATGTAGTAAACCATATAATTTCGTGCaaaagtgcaaaactaacatgtattttttattgttttttttttctttttaggtATGTGGATACACTGAGTATTGTTTCACGGTATTGCGTTAACTTCAAAAATAGGGGCACATGCAACATGCATCGATAAGTATACATCGTTCTTTTCCAGCTCTGTTTGTAGTGCATATGTTTCAAAGACATTGGTCTGTGCTGGTTTGAATTTAAGTAAACATGAGCTAGATTATTCTCATTTATCGTTGCAACAATACGTGCACTCGCGCTGTGCAAACTAGTAATTACTTGCATAACATGAAGTACTACAGTGGGATTTGTTGCATATGACTATCGGTAAGGCTTtgatgaatgttttctttttcttctctactgtgttgtgttgtgcttaGTGCGTATCCACTAACAACAATCACTAATAGCCGCATATTCATTTTAGTGGATCATACTGATGATTGTGCTACACGGGGTCACTTGTGGCATCGCTTTCACTTGGCAAATTGAAGCAGTAGCGTCAACAGCGAGTAACTTTTCTGCATCAGCTGGGCGAAACGTTCCATGGATATTCCTCCAAGGCCTCCGTATGAACACTGGAAACCTTTTTGCGATCGACCAATGACAAGCATCAACGTATGCCGGGCCGCCGCATGCCGGGAGCGGAAACGTTGGTCATACTTTAATAATTCGGGCCAGTTAAATCCCGCATACAATGCGAGACCGATGGATTCATTCTGAAATTTTCGGTTGACAAGGAAATGAATTTGCATTGGTCGTGAAATGAAGTCGTTAAAACATCTTACCAGATCGTTTATCTTCTCAATTCCACGACAGATGATGAACGATTGGAATATCAGGACGGTGACAAATATGAGGTAGATCATACCATTTGTTGACAGTCCTTCTATTGAGAGGATGAATCCACAGTCAGCGATCAGCGCAAATGTGCCATAATACTGCACGAACGAAAATGGACCGACTATCGAGCTAAACTCCTTGAGATTACTTAATGGTACATACGGTACGAGAGTATTAACGGTACATATTACGAAATCGAACAGACGGATGTGAGCAACGATCGTTCGGGTTGTACTTACTCAAGTAAATCAACGTGCCGTGCGGTGTGTTTGTTCAGTTCCGGTTGTAGAATATTCCAGAAGACTAGCTGTTGCATTTGTGAAGAATGTCCAGATGCTTCAAGAGTTTCGATTTGATGTCTTGTTCGATCCATAACCGTAGACTGTACGTTGGTAATGCCTTCCAACAATATCATCATCTCCAGTTGCAAGATGTTCATAATGATGTAGAAAATAGCAAATGAAAGCACGTAGATCAAGCCCCAAACGTTACACACTAGGCCGTAGAGAATTTGTATGGCAGTACTATCCACGACATGCCCGTTAATTTGCAGCATAAACGCATCTCTGCTAAAAAGCTGCGTCGTCATGAACCAGACCGCTTCTACCAGCATCGTGGCAACAAGTATAAACTGAATGCGGTTGTTTTGAACGAACAGGGCAGCTCGTTGCTGATGTACAATAGCATCTTGCCGACGGTAGGAGCGTTCGTTCAGAAACGTCATGATCTTCGACAGTGTACCATAGCACATTTCGATGATGCCGATGCGAAGCGTGCCTTCCGTGAAACCCCATATGGACGCAATAACAACGGCCGCCGATGTGTTGTCTTCTGGGAGTAGAATGAGCCGGTAGGCTTTATAAAAGTAGGATAGGTTCACCAAAATCGGTAGAAATCGGTACATGATCCAGATGGTCCGATCGATCCAGCAAAATGCGTCGTAGTGAATGGCAGATATCGTTGCCAGGGTTCTATACAGACCGAAGTAATCCGATTGATCGGTAAAAGTAACAAATTGCCGAACCAGTGCTTGGAACACATTCTGTATCTGTTGATACCACATCCTGGACTGAACGTAGTTTAGCTTCTTTGGTAGGGTTTGGGTGCAGTGTTGTTCTTCAAGACTTAGGTCAATTAACAGTGAATAATAGTCGTCCATTAATAGGGACGAATAATACATCAAATCCTGAGTACGATGTATGGTGAACCGCGATACAAACATAAACTACGTTCTGGATGGGTGTCAGTTTTCAATTATAAATCAAATGAATTTCACATTTCATGCACTCTTCACTCAAACGCATTTGTTGGGGATACAAGTTCGTGTTAAGTGGTGTAACATGAAAAGAAGTGCAGCAAGTGTTTCGTTGAAAAAGCAGCACACTAACGAAACTGAGATATGAATGTTATCAGAGAGTAGATGTTTTGGATTAATTCGCCGAACCTGTGCATTGACAGGGTAGCGAACTCGCCATATCCGATATGCAATGGCTGTTGACATTTCTGTAGTACGATCAAAATGCTACGCCGGAGAGATCTCTGGTTTGCCATTGGTAAACCCTGTTGCGCAAATTGCAACATAACTCGCCAGTAGACGCTGTACACAATATTGCCTAGGGTTTggttctgaaaaaatgaacttGATAATAGTTTATTACATACAGTTTACTACACAACAATTAGAATTATTGTTCCACTTACCAAAGCGTTGATATTATCGATGCTTTGGCAAAATAAATACGTGTCAATTATCATGCATATGGCAAATGACAGTAAGCTCATGGTATTGGATGAAAATTGATGATGCGTTGCGAAGAAACAGTTGACAGTCAATACTATCATTGTTCCGTAGTAcaccaaaaaaccaaatgaGCTAAATATTTTTGCAAATGCCGAAAACAAtctgaaataacaaaaaaaagacttatCCTTTTTCTATATACGAATGAACAGTTTAGACGTACTGTAGTAACTGGGCATGACGTCGAGTTGTTTCTTGTAGTTGTTTGCAGACTGAATTGTATGAGTAACGGATATTGAAAGTTGGATGgaattgttgctgttgcttagCGACGAACTGTTCCAAATTTCGGatcaaaattttcatttcaatttgaaacaaCTTCAATATTATATGCATTGCACAAGATGAAATAAGGAAATTCGATGTAACGATGTAACCACTGAAGTATTCGAAAATCATTCGAACAAAAACGGATCCCACAACCGCACCGCGATATTGCAGATGAAATTCGGAGTTGTTCCAATTGGTATAAACGAAAATGAACTGATTGATGATGGTGAATAGATTGAATAATATGACGATCCAGTTCCATCGTCGATAGAGGTCTGCTCGAATTCGGTGGACCCACTCACATGGTTCTTGATACATTCGACTGTTAAAAAATAGTACCAGTTCACGTATTTCCCGATCGTACTTATTCAGTACCAAGATGCGAATGATGGATAGTGTGTACGTAAACAGTGCTCCGGTAAATACAATTAATTTAGCAACATCTGTGTAACAGTAAATTTCCCAGTAAGCTCTGTACACGAAGGAAATGTACAATGCTAAGCCCAAGAATCGAAAGATCTGCATCACTACTCCACGAACTATTCCAAACTTATTAACACATTCCGCGGGATTGCCAAACATGTGCAGTAGTTTGTATAGCGGTTGAATCAGTACGAAGTAGTCAGCATCTTCGGAAAACTGAAATGTACTACCAAACCACACACGGATGGTCGATGTCCACTGAAGTATATGAAACATTTCTCTGCAGTGCACTTAACCAACAGTATCAATTTCAAACCAACTGCGGTCATCAAGCGTCTGTATGGTGGTTTTATAACTAGTTCGGTTGGAAATCCCACTGCCATTATTCCATACCAATAGTCCATTTTTGTTGAATGGAACAAGTCATCTATTCGTTATGCTAACGTGGACGTAATTTACTCATCACCTGTCCTGCGGTCTTTAATTAACAGTTTACGAGACCTTCGAAGGAATTCTGCGAGCTAAATTCTAGTGATTTCTTTGCTTCCTGTTTCGAAATAGCTCAGTAGCTTGAACTCTGTTGTCCATGTAGGGAATTTCACTTTGTTTTGACATACGTGAGACCATGGTAAACAACTCTATTAATTAAGGGTTAACATCAacatgtgcaaaaatttccatGCAATGTAAttgacagaaaagaaaacaattctgaCAGGTGAACTTCTTCGTCGAGTCGGACAATACCGGGAATTGATGTCCGAGAATCAATGCGTTTTACGTACTTGATGTACGTGTGGTGTGTCATTACATTTAGAGTTCTACTGTATACTATTAGTtagataaaaagaaaagtgaaacgatgatgttttgttactcttttttttcatttcttctctTTTGTTAACTGCTTTGTaacaaagtacaaaaaaattaGTCTGTAAAAGAGTTAAATGAAGTCCCATAGTTTTTCAGCATCTATCAAACGATGATACTTGATGATGCGAATACGGATAAAAGGTTTAATATTCATCACCTGTATACTgtcaatttgaatttaaaatattcaaaagcaTTTTCGTAGGACGAATATACCAGAGAAATAGAAATGCCCTGGTTCACGGCATCATGAAATCATTATAAATACGTATTCACCAACTAATATTTCATGCGTTTAATATTATGTAACAACTTATAACGCACCTCCTCTCAAATTACGCTAGTTTTTAGTTTGCTATTCCGTTAGCTTGAAATTAGTATAAAAATCGTATTGCATAGGCCCTTGAGGCATATGCTGTAAGCAAGGAATAAGAATGAGGATAAATTGATCTTTGAGTTATTAACATATTTGAATCATCACAAATCATTAAACAAAAGCTAGATTCAAACATCACGTTGCCAAATGGTAGCAAAAATTAATGTAAGCTCATAATGGATATTTATTGCTAGCAATCTTGCATCGCACGCTCGGGCATGTCGTAGAGCAGGAAACTGCTATCGCATGCACATTTGCTTCAATTTTGCCAAATCGGCgacaaatgatgatgatctcTCCctctcaaataaaaaaaaaatctctaccTTTTGCGAACGAACCAAATTCTCGATGGAATTTTGTGCACAGAATCAAACCTCCTTCTTACGAGCCCAAAGGTAAAACTGGGCTAAAGTTGCAGTGCAGGTAAAGGTTGGcagtaaaatggaaaagaaataaattgcgTTCTTTTCTGCAGTTTTATTGGTGGCTGTGAGCTGCGAAAAAAAGATACCGATGCAATGAATTGCCATCAATTTGTTATAGAAGCTTGCAAGCTTAATTTATACTTTCTTTATCGAAAATCGTTGCTCTGTGAAGAagaatgataaaatatttgttagaGAGCTGTAAGTGCCTGTGTTAATTTATCAAGTTGCAACTGTGCAAGATTCATGTATTACTTTAACCACTGAGAGATTACGTTGAAGTGTGGTAGAATGATTTGAAGATGCATTTTATGTTGAATCACATAAAAACAGTTTAACACGTTTCAACTCTTGACATACAAGCCAGAGCCAAGAAGAGCTAATTAAAGTGGAAAAACCAGGCATGTAACTAGTGCGGTGTACTCAAGAGTTTCCTCCGAAATCTCAACCGTCAAGGGGTACTCACTGTACCTTTGGCGtagaaaatatcaaacaaagcaaagtgaATTATGAAACATTGTGGGAAAGTTTCCACACCAAATAAACCGCGACAGAAAACGTGCCCCAAAGGAGACCTACGATCTCTAATGCACTCAACAACCGTGAGAAAATGGAGgcgaaatcaattttgcaaAGTATTATTTACCGCCAGAACGTCCTAAAGTTGAAAGTTTACGGAATTGGGTGggagaaaataatattttgtgtgGCGATGGTTCAAGTGCTCAGTGTTGCTGCTTCAGTGTTTTAACTTGAGAAGGTAGTTGCTGAGCACTGCACAATTTAATAGTTGCAATGAAAATACTAAAGGGCACAAAGGAATATCTACAAAGGTTGTGTTCTTCTAAATGTGTAGGTCATTTTGTTCCTTCAAACAACTACTATCTTATTGTAAAATAAgctttatgtgttttttcagAGGAAAAACAGCTCTAAAAACCAATCGGATAAAACACCCACTAACGTTCTTGTCGTAATTCTTTCGTTACAGTATTTCCAAATGTGCCGTCTGCTCCGGGATTGTCCTGCGTCGGTGAAGACCGTAAGTAGCTCGTGCTCCACGGAACCGTTTAATAATAATCGTTTGTTAACATTGCTCGGTAGACAGTGCAGCGCGCTCTCGCCTTGTCGTCTCCAGTTTGAAGATCGTTTTATCTACCGGTCCGACTCCATTCACTTGCAGTTACTTAACATTCCGCTGGTTTGGTACGTACGGGCAGTCGGCAAAAAAGGAGCGCTAGCGGAAATTGAAATGGTTCTTCGCCAAAAACCGGCTAGCATCTGTGTCATCTCGACCTAAAAATAATGGTCAACTGCAATCGGTTGCACACGAACTTCGGGAGAGGGGTTGCCTGGTGCGATGGTCCCTTTTTGGTACAATGCGTTCCAAATTCTGACCCCCGATATCAACTGCTGGCTCGAAATGTGAAGCTTTTACCTCGATGGCAATGGCAGCTTGTCTGTAGTGCCATCTTACGGTCGCTTCCTGCGCACTTCACCATCAAATTTTAGGAACGCCGCCGGTCATAATCATAAAATAGTCAACTGCAACTGTTACTACAGTCGTCCGTCGCGCCCCGACAGCTTCGGCGAACGGGCGTGCAGCATAACGACCGACAAGGGCTCATAACTAGCTTCATGATCTTCATTAGAGTGAAGAAAATAAGCTTTTTACTTAAGGTTCGACCGGTGTTGGTTTGGATATCGTAGCCAACGGGTGGCTTTGCTGACCGAGTAATCGTCGTGGTGCGTTGTCGCGGTGATATCCGTTCAACCAGCGTGTGTGTTCTATGTTTTTCGATAGTATATCGGCAGGCTGTGCGCATATATCGGAACTTCGCCGAAATTCTGCGACATTTCACCGCCACCACACCGTAAGGAGAAAGCGAGAAGGCCATCTTCGACGCGGTTAGGAGCTATAAATTTTAGTTCCGGTATAAATCATACCGGTGCTGTGTAACGTTCTAGAAACTGGTTTCGTTGCAGCTGCCACCCCATGCAACCGTTTGGTAGGTAGGTTAGTATATAGAAAAAATCTACCGTCTTGGCGCATTCGTGCCATCGGTATTCCGTGAACAAAAGGGGTTTAAAGCGGGCGGGTaagaaaagcttttccatcgtgcaaaacagcaaacaggaTAATGCATGGAGGTTTTCTTCGCACGAACACCACGCCAGGTGCTGTGATTCATCGTCTATTTTCCGCTTTCGATTAACGCCAACAGCTTGCAGTGCTTGCCAATTGGGTGACGCTAGAGTCGTTTCGCTCTGCATACCTTTCTGTGGATCGCCTGTCCTATCCCATTTTTCGCCTATCGCGGGATGGTCATTGTAAATTATGGCATagtgttggaaaataaataaaaatgcagaAACAGAATATGATGAGCTAAACATTGTGATCGTAACGTACATGTGGAACAATGTTGAGTACAAAAGAAGCAGCCAATTAAATGGCTACCACTTGATTTTTTATAATGCATATTTCTATGCACTCAATTACAAAAGCGAGTTAACTCTCATAAGAGTTAACTCATTATTGAGatcgtgagttgaaggtcaccgtgaaaagttaaatcttaattattttatatgatTTAACTCTTCTTGAATGACGAAGGCCGCAGAATTCTCCCCCTCGTCGCTGagttgaaataattgaaatcctGAAGAATGAGtttaagagttaaatcttcattTTAACCGTTTAATTCGGATTTGAATCCTCGAAAAGAATTAAGTTTTCCATCACTAGTTTGTAACCATATTGATCGTTATGTCGAGTCTTGCATTCTGATTCTCCTCCTTTTCCTTACAGCCTACCAAGGGAGGTTTTGGTTTACTTTTCCTTGGAATTCCTTGAATTTATTCATTGTTTATTGCAGGCTAGTTCAAGATTGAAACTGGATTGATagcaatgaaattataatttctTCGAATACTTTAGCTTAGCATGCGTTTAGCAATCACTATTTAGTTTAGCACTATATAATATTCGAGTGATTCGAGTGCATTTAAAAGAATTGTATTTAATGACTAGAATGACATTTTCGCAtataaaacatcaattttgaagGACATTCTCAACAAACCTTGCACATGTACATCCAGCTACCGAAAGTAATTAACGAAATGGTTATTGATTTAGTGCATTGATATTGCCTTGAATAATTAGttttgtgcttttatttttcggcCCAACCCATGATTGATCATCGCACACCTTACGCAATTACGCCGAACGGCAATGGCAGGAAGCGTCTTAATTGCGTGAAGGTAAACGTCAACTCACGCATGCCGCATTCGTGCTGCCTTCGTGCGTGGGCTGTTGTGCCTTTCGCCGTGCCGGAAAGCGGTGATAATCTCACGCAAATCGCAACCGAGCTGAAAAGGAAATTTTCCCGATGAGAACATACTCACCGGCGGGGAATGGTTGTGCACGCTTCAATTAACCTCGTTTTCTGCGTGGTGCGGTTAAAGAACGAAGGGAATTTTGCCCTATTGTACGGGAGGGTAGATTTCGTAGATTCCTTCACGCACAGTATGCCACAATCGTGTCGTCGACGGCACgcaatgcaaatgaaacgcAACGCATCGCAATCAAAATATAATCTGCAGTTCCGCGCCACTAGGCAGTCGATCCGTTTAGGTGGAATTGATCTGCGGGTCGGTACGCGTATCATTGCAAGCCCTCCCCTTTACGCTGATTTCAAAGCATAATTTGAAATTGTATTTCTGCATGCAATACTATCTCTCGATTTGGTTGAAGTCATACAAAGCGAAATAATTCTAGATTCAAGCTTAACACAACTTAAAATTACAACTTCGGGTTAACATTAAATCTAAGCAAAAGTGGTTGGCAATGGAATGATTAAAGTAGTTGAATAACGAGTCGTATTTGTAGGTAACATTTGTTCTCCTTATTGTCATCTTACGaacaacatcaaacaattATTTCTCTTTATAAATCATTCAAGATAACAAAGTTGATAAGCGAATAGGAGTTAGTAGATTT
This region of Anopheles marshallii chromosome 2, idAnoMarsDA_429_01, whole genome shotgun sequence genomic DNA includes:
- the LOC128719876 gene encoding uncharacterized protein LOC128719876, with translation MWYQQIQNVFQALVRQFVTFTDQSDYFGLYRTLATISAIHYDAFCWIDRTIWIMYRFLPILVNLSYFYKAYRLILLPEDNTSAAVVIASIWGFTEGTLRIGIIEMCYGTLSKIMTFLNERSYRRQDAIVHQQRAALFVQNNRIQFILVATMLVEAVWFMTTQLFSRDAFMLQINGHVVDSTAIQILYGLVCNVWGLIYVLSFAIFYIIMNILQLEMMILLEGITNVQSTVMDRTRHQIETLEASGHSSQMQQLVFWNILQPELNKHTARHVDLLDNLKEFSSIVGPFSFVQYYGTFALIADCGFILSIEGLSTNGMIYLIFVTVLIFQSFIICRGIEKINDLNESIGLALYAGFNWPELLKYDQRFRSRHAAARHTLMLVIGRSQKGFQCSYGGLGGISMERFAQLMQKSYSLLTLLLQFAK